The Cellulomonas sp. S1-8 genome has a window encoding:
- a CDS encoding DUF4081 domain-containing GNAT family N-acetyltransferase — translation MAAPHATTLPGRTGALVLADADVPAALALCAVDPVASVLATSRLEHAAVGGLRRAGGELWGYAEDGVLVAVCWVGANLVPVVGAVDADVTARALAAFADLGRARGRRCSSIVGPADAVLGLWSRLRGAWPVEREVRAHQPSMVLAGDPLVAPDPRVRRSRPEEYDVVLPACIRMFTEEVGYSPASGPGGPYEIRVRRLLEEGRSFVLVDREGSWRRPRVVFKAEVPAVAGGVAQVQGVWVDPERRGERLSEGGMAAVVQATRAEIAPVVSLYVNGYNTRAVRAYEAVGFREVGTYATVLF, via the coding sequence ATGGCGGCACCGCACGCGACGACGCTCCCGGGACGAACCGGCGCGCTCGTCCTCGCCGATGCCGACGTCCCGGCCGCGCTGGCGCTGTGCGCCGTCGACCCCGTGGCCTCGGTGCTCGCCACCAGCCGGCTCGAGCACGCCGCCGTCGGCGGGCTGCGGCGCGCCGGCGGTGAGCTGTGGGGCTACGCCGAGGACGGCGTCCTGGTGGCGGTCTGCTGGGTCGGCGCGAACCTCGTCCCGGTCGTCGGGGCCGTCGACGCCGACGTGACCGCGCGGGCGCTGGCCGCGTTCGCCGACCTGGGACGCGCCCGCGGCCGGCGCTGCTCGTCGATCGTCGGGCCGGCCGACGCCGTGCTGGGCCTGTGGTCACGGCTGCGCGGCGCGTGGCCCGTCGAGCGCGAGGTGCGGGCGCACCAGCCGTCGATGGTGCTGGCGGGGGACCCGCTGGTCGCCCCTGACCCGCGGGTGCGGCGGTCGCGGCCCGAGGAGTACGACGTGGTGCTGCCGGCGTGCATCCGCATGTTCACGGAGGAGGTCGGGTACTCCCCGGCCAGCGGGCCGGGCGGGCCGTACGAGATCCGGGTGCGCCGCCTCCTGGAGGAGGGCCGCTCGTTCGTCCTCGTCGACCGCGAGGGCAGCTGGCGGCGCCCCCGCGTCGTGTTCAAGGCCGAGGTGCCCGCTGTCGCCGGCGGCGTCGCACAGGTGCAGGGCGTGTGGGTCGACCCGGAGCGTCGCGGCGAGCGGCTCTCGGAGGGCGGCATGGCCGCCGTCGTCCAGGCGACCCGCGCCGAGATCGCACCGGTGGTCTCGCTGTACGTCAACGGCTACAACACGCGCGCCGTGCGCGCGTACGAGGCCGTCGGCTTCCGCGAGGTCGGGACGTACGCGACCGTCCTCTTCTGA
- a CDS encoding ABC transporter permease translates to MSRARLSAAVVPVFASLGFVFLLVPVAYTVLFSFNDAGKTNLSWQGFTLDAWRNPCGAPRVCEALVGSLQVGLVSTLVATTLGTLLAIALVRARFRGRGPVNLLVFLPMATPEVVLGAALVSQFLSLRLPLGFWTVVVAHVLFCLSFVVVAVKARVATLDPALEQAAADLYATPWQAFWRVTFPLLLPGIGAAALLAFSLSFDDFIVTNFTSGGFATFPKFVYVSATRGIPPQANVISSAMFVLALLVVAVVAMVSRARRRG, encoded by the coding sequence GTGAGCAGGGCGCGGCTGAGCGCCGCGGTCGTGCCGGTGTTCGCGTCCCTGGGGTTCGTCTTCCTGCTCGTGCCCGTCGCCTACACCGTGCTCTTCTCGTTCAACGACGCGGGCAAGACCAATCTCTCGTGGCAGGGGTTCACGCTCGACGCGTGGCGCAACCCGTGCGGGGCGCCGCGGGTGTGCGAGGCGCTGGTGGGGTCGCTGCAGGTCGGCCTGGTCTCGACACTGGTGGCCACGACGCTGGGCACGCTGCTCGCGATCGCCCTGGTGCGTGCGCGGTTCCGCGGGCGTGGGCCGGTGAACCTGCTCGTCTTCCTGCCCATGGCCACGCCGGAGGTGGTGCTGGGCGCGGCCCTGGTCTCCCAGTTCCTGTCGCTGCGGCTGCCGCTGGGCTTCTGGACCGTGGTCGTGGCGCACGTGCTTTTCTGCCTGAGCTTCGTCGTCGTCGCCGTCAAAGCCCGCGTGGCGACGCTCGACCCCGCGCTCGAGCAGGCCGCCGCCGACCTGTACGCCACCCCCTGGCAGGCGTTCTGGCGGGTGACGTTCCCCCTGCTGCTGCCCGGCATCGGGGCGGCGGCGCTGCTGGCCTTCAGCCTCAGCTTCGACGACTTCATCGTCACGAACTTCACGTCGGGCGGGTTCGCGACGTTCCCCAAGTTCGTCTACGTCTCGGCCACCCGCGGCATCCCGCCGCAGGCCAACGTCATCAGCTCGGCCATGTTCGTCCTGGCGCTGCTGGTCGTCGCGGTCGTCGCGATGGTGTCCCGGGCGCGTCGGCGCGGCTGA
- a CDS encoding ABC transporter permease, giving the protein MSVVAALVRPATPTGPAGTDRAGAPARPGRGYRGLLVPGLLYLVAFFVLPVGTLLAMSLYAPVPGGELGDFTPALRWQNYPDALAQFWPQLARSFGFAAVATLTCLAIGYPMAYVIAVRARGRPGLQGLLVVLVVAPFFTSFILRTIAWKQILADDAAVVTALRWLHVLAPDGRLSAAPAAVVIGLTYSFLPFMVLPLYAALERLDPRMLEAGADLYATPLTTFRTVTLPLSMPGVVAGTLLTFIPATGDYVNSSLLGNNTTTVMVGQVVDARFFRVLDYPTAAVLSVVLMVSILVLVTGYVRRAGTEELL; this is encoded by the coding sequence GTGAGCGTCGTCGCCGCCCTCGTCCGGCCGGCGACGCCTACCGGTCCCGCCGGCACCGACCGCGCCGGTGCGCCCGCGCGACCCGGGCGCGGCTACCGGGGACTGCTCGTCCCGGGGCTGCTGTACCTCGTCGCGTTCTTCGTGCTGCCCGTCGGCACGCTGCTCGCGATGTCCCTGTACGCCCCCGTGCCGGGCGGCGAGCTCGGTGACTTCACGCCCGCGCTCCGGTGGCAGAACTACCCCGACGCCCTGGCGCAGTTCTGGCCGCAGCTCGCGCGTTCCTTCGGGTTCGCCGCCGTGGCGACCCTCACCTGCCTCGCCATCGGGTACCCGATGGCGTACGTCATCGCGGTCCGGGCCCGCGGGCGTCCGGGCCTGCAGGGCCTGCTCGTCGTCCTCGTCGTGGCGCCGTTCTTCACGAGCTTCATCCTGAGGACCATCGCCTGGAAGCAGATCCTGGCCGACGACGCCGCCGTGGTGACCGCGCTGCGGTGGCTGCACGTCCTGGCCCCGGACGGGCGGCTCTCGGCGGCACCGGCCGCGGTCGTCATCGGCCTGACGTACTCCTTCCTGCCGTTCATGGTGCTGCCGCTCTACGCGGCGCTGGAACGCCTCGACCCCCGCATGCTCGAGGCCGGCGCCGACCTGTACGCGACGCCGCTGACGACCTTCCGCACGGTCACGCTGCCGCTGTCGATGCCCGGGGTGGTCGCCGGCACGCTGCTGACGTTCATCCCGGCCACGGGTGACTACGTCAACTCCTCGCTGCTGGGCAACAACACGACGACCGTCATGGTGGGGCAGGTCGTCGACGCCAGGTTCTTCCGCGTGCTGGACTACCCGACGGCCGCCGTCCTGTCGGTCGTGCTCATGGTCTCGATCCTCGTGCTCGTCACCGGGTACGTGCGGCGCGCCGGTACCGAGGAGCTCCTGTGA
- a CDS encoding ABC transporter substrate-binding protein yields the protein MRELVRQARGLSRRRFLAGAAGTVGTGALLAACGTGGTATADGAATSDGPLRWANWTAYLDQDEDGTRFPTLEAFEEQSGIAVEYAEDIEDNDSFYEKVSSQLGSGQDIGYDVVTLTDWMAARWIRQELVAELDRSRMPNTANILPNLDAVDFDDGRHYSLTWQSGFAGIAWDTELIPGGLRNVSDLWNPEYRGRVQVLSEMRDTMGLIMLENGTDPAGSWTTDDWFDALDVVQRNLDSGQISQVRGNSYLEDLASGDAVACLAWSGDITSLNYEHDGRFAFAIPDAGGMLWSDNLMVPKASPRRAQAEDLFNYYYDPVVAAEVAAWVNYVTPVQGAQEAMAEVDPELAQDPMIFPTEELLEQVHVFRTLTPAEEERYYGQFLVAIGASGT from the coding sequence GTGCGTGAGCTGGTCCGGCAGGCCCGGGGCTTGTCCCGGCGCCGCTTCCTCGCCGGGGCGGCAGGCACTGTCGGCACCGGTGCGCTGCTCGCCGCCTGCGGCACCGGCGGCACGGCCACCGCAGACGGTGCGGCGACGTCCGACGGTCCGCTGCGCTGGGCGAACTGGACGGCCTACCTCGACCAGGACGAGGACGGCACCCGCTTCCCGACGCTGGAGGCGTTCGAGGAGCAGAGCGGGATCGCGGTCGAGTACGCCGAGGACATCGAGGACAACGACTCCTTCTACGAGAAGGTCTCCAGCCAGCTCGGCAGCGGGCAGGACATCGGGTACGACGTCGTCACGCTCACCGACTGGATGGCGGCGCGCTGGATCCGGCAGGAGCTCGTCGCCGAGCTCGACCGGTCCCGCATGCCGAACACCGCGAACATCCTGCCCAACCTCGACGCGGTGGACTTCGACGACGGCCGCCACTACTCGCTGACGTGGCAGTCCGGGTTCGCCGGCATCGCGTGGGACACCGAGCTGATCCCGGGGGGGCTGCGCAACGTCTCCGACCTGTGGAACCCCGAGTACCGCGGACGCGTCCAGGTGCTCTCCGAGATGCGGGACACGATGGGCCTCATCATGCTCGAGAACGGCACGGACCCCGCAGGGAGCTGGACCACCGACGACTGGTTCGACGCGCTCGACGTGGTGCAACGCAACCTGGACAGCGGTCAGATCAGCCAGGTACGCGGTAACTCCTACCTGGAGGACCTCGCGTCCGGCGACGCCGTCGCGTGCCTCGCGTGGTCGGGCGACATCACCTCGCTCAACTACGAGCACGACGGCCGGTTCGCGTTCGCGATCCCGGACGCCGGCGGCATGCTGTGGAGCGACAACCTCATGGTGCCCAAGGCCTCGCCGCGCCGCGCGCAGGCCGAGGACCTCTTCAACTACTACTACGACCCGGTCGTCGCCGCCGAGGTGGCCGCGTGGGTCAACTACGTGACCCCCGTCCAGGGCGCGCAGGAGGCGATGGCCGAGGTCGACCCCGAGCTGGCCCAGGACCCGATGATCTTCCCCACCGAGGAGCTCCTCGAGCAGGTCCATGTCTTCCGCACGCTCACCCCGGCCGAGGAGGAGCGGTACTACGGCCAGTTCCTCGTAGCGATCGGAGCCTCGGGGACGTGA
- the ispG gene encoding flavodoxin-dependent (E)-4-hydroxy-3-methylbut-2-enyl-diphosphate synthase, with amino-acid sequence MPQPPAQVLAPRRVSRKIRVGKVAVGGDAPVSVQSMTTTPTTDINRTLQQIAELTAAGCDIVRVAVPTQDDADALATIARKSQLPVIADIHFQPKYVFAAIDAGCAAVRVNPGNIRKFDDQIKEIADRATAAGVSIRIGVNAGSLDPRLLAKYGKATPEALVESAVWEASLFEEHGFRDFKISVKHNDPVIMVRAYELLAERGDWPLHLGVTEAGPAFQGTIKSATAFGALLSKGIGDTIRVSLSAPPVEEVKVGLQILQSLNLRPRKLEIVSCPSCGRAQVDVYTLAEKVTAGLEGMEVPLRVAVMGCVVNGPGEAREADLGVASGNGKGQIFVKGVVVKTVPEALIVETLIEEAMRLAETMDPVEAGAGSPVVSIS; translated from the coding sequence ATGCCGCAGCCTCCCGCACAGGTGCTGGCTCCCCGGCGCGTGTCCCGCAAGATCCGCGTCGGCAAGGTCGCGGTCGGCGGTGACGCCCCGGTCTCGGTGCAGTCGATGACGACGACGCCCACGACCGACATCAACCGGACGCTCCAGCAGATCGCCGAGCTCACCGCGGCGGGCTGCGACATCGTGCGCGTGGCGGTCCCGACGCAGGACGACGCGGACGCGCTGGCGACGATCGCACGCAAGTCGCAGCTCCCCGTGATCGCGGACATCCACTTCCAGCCCAAGTACGTCTTCGCGGCGATCGACGCCGGGTGCGCCGCGGTGCGGGTGAACCCGGGCAACATCCGCAAGTTCGACGACCAGATCAAGGAGATCGCGGACCGCGCGACCGCGGCCGGGGTCTCGATCCGGATCGGCGTCAACGCGGGATCGCTCGACCCGCGGCTGCTCGCCAAGTACGGCAAGGCCACCCCCGAGGCGCTCGTCGAGTCGGCCGTGTGGGAGGCGTCGCTGTTCGAGGAGCACGGCTTCCGCGACTTCAAGATCAGCGTCAAGCACAACGACCCGGTCATCATGGTGCGGGCGTACGAGCTGCTCGCCGAGCGTGGGGACTGGCCCCTGCACCTCGGCGTCACCGAGGCGGGCCCCGCCTTCCAGGGGACCATCAAGTCCGCCACCGCCTTCGGTGCCCTGCTCAGCAAGGGCATCGGCGACACCATCCGCGTGTCCCTCTCGGCCCCGCCGGTGGAGGAGGTCAAGGTCGGCCTGCAGATCCTGCAGTCCCTCAACCTGCGCCCGCGCAAGCTCGAGATCGTGTCCTGCCCGTCGTGCGGTCGCGCGCAGGTCGACGTCTACACGCTCGCCGAGAAGGTGACGGCCGGTCTGGAGGGCATGGAGGTGCCGCTGCGCGTCGCCGTCATGGGCTGCGTCGTCAACGGTCCCGGCGAGGCACGCGAGGCCGACCTGGGCGTGGCGTCGGGCAACGGCAAGGGGCAGATCTTCGTCAAGGGCGTGGTCGTCAAGACCGTGCCCGAGGCGCTCATCGTCGAGACGCTCATCGAGGAGGCCATGCGCCTGGCCGAGACGATGGACCCGGTCGAGGCCGGCGCCGGCTCGCCCGTGGTCTCGATCAGCTGA
- a CDS encoding Lrp/AsnC family transcriptional regulator gives MTQRDRSTVALDAAAKGIIEQLQEDGRRPYATIGKAVGLSEAAVRQRVQRLQESGVIQIVAVTDPLQVGFRRQAMIGLRADGDLNVLAEQVAAIPEVDYVVVTAGSFDVLVEVVCEDDEHLLAVLNDTIRALPGVRSTETFVYLRLHKQLYNWGTR, from the coding sequence ATGACGCAGCGGGACCGCAGCACCGTCGCGCTCGACGCGGCCGCGAAGGGCATCATCGAGCAGCTGCAGGAGGACGGCCGGCGGCCGTACGCGACGATCGGCAAGGCCGTCGGCCTGTCCGAGGCCGCCGTGCGCCAGCGGGTGCAGCGCCTGCAGGAGTCGGGCGTGATCCAGATCGTCGCGGTGACCGACCCGTTGCAGGTGGGCTTCCGGCGGCAGGCCATGATCGGCCTGCGCGCCGACGGCGACCTCAACGTCCTGGCCGAGCAGGTCGCGGCCATCCCGGAGGTCGACTACGTCGTGGTGACGGCCGGCTCGTTCGACGTCCTCGTCGAGGTGGTCTGCGAGGACGACGAGCACCTGCTGGCGGTCTTGAACGACACGATCCGCGCCCTGCCCGGGGTCCGCAGCACCGAGACGTTCGTCTACCTGCGGCTGCACAAGCAGCTCTACAACTGGGGAACCCGATGA
- a CDS encoding aminobutyraldehyde dehydrogenase produces MTDIAPLELTNVVDGRDTPAREGRTTAVVDPSTGQEYARAPLSGPEDVDAAYAAADRAAVGWGRTTPADRQTALLALADLVDEHADELVAAESRNTGKPLHLTATDEVPPCADQLRFFAGAARVLTGLSAGEYLEGHTSWLRREPVGVVGQVTPWNYPLMMAVWKIAPALAAGNTIVLKPSDTTPVTTVRLAQLAAQVLPPGVLNVVCGDRDTGRALVAHPRPDLVAITGSVRAGAEVARAAADGLKRVHLELGGKAPVVVFDDADVAAAAEGIADAGYYNAGQDCTAATRVLVHARVHADFVAALADAARSRRTGLPDDPDVAFGPVNNAAQLARVTGFLERLPGHAEVVAGGARPDGPGFFLEATVVDGLRQQDEAVQEEIFGPVITVQTFTEEDEAVRLANDVRYGLSSSVWTRDHARALRVSRALDFGVVWINTHIPFVAEMPHGGFKHSGHGKDLSLYGLEEYTRLKHVMSSFG; encoded by the coding sequence GTGACCGACATCGCGCCGCTCGAGCTCACCAACGTCGTCGACGGCCGGGACACCCCGGCGCGCGAGGGCCGCACCACCGCGGTCGTCGACCCCAGCACCGGCCAGGAGTACGCGCGGGCGCCGCTCAGCGGCCCCGAGGACGTCGATGCCGCGTACGCCGCCGCGGACCGCGCCGCGGTGGGCTGGGGACGCACGACGCCGGCCGACCGGCAGACCGCGCTGCTGGCGCTCGCGGACCTCGTCGACGAGCACGCCGACGAGCTCGTCGCGGCGGAGTCGCGCAACACCGGCAAGCCCCTGCACCTGACCGCGACGGACGAGGTGCCGCCGTGCGCCGACCAGCTCCGGTTCTTCGCCGGGGCGGCGCGCGTGCTCACCGGCCTGTCCGCCGGGGAGTACCTCGAGGGCCACACGTCGTGGTTGCGCCGCGAGCCCGTCGGCGTGGTCGGCCAGGTCACGCCGTGGAACTACCCGCTGATGATGGCCGTGTGGAAGATCGCCCCGGCGCTCGCGGCCGGCAACACGATCGTCCTCAAGCCGTCGGACACCACGCCCGTCACGACCGTGCGGCTCGCGCAGCTCGCGGCACAGGTGCTGCCACCCGGCGTGCTCAACGTGGTGTGCGGCGACCGGGACACCGGACGCGCCCTCGTCGCGCACCCGCGGCCGGACCTGGTCGCGATCACCGGGTCCGTGCGGGCGGGCGCGGAGGTCGCGCGCGCGGCGGCCGACGGGCTCAAGCGCGTGCACCTGGAGCTCGGCGGCAAGGCGCCGGTCGTGGTGTTCGACGACGCGGACGTGGCGGCGGCCGCCGAGGGGATCGCGGACGCCGGCTACTACAACGCGGGGCAGGACTGCACGGCGGCCACGCGGGTCCTGGTGCACGCCCGCGTGCACGCCGACTTCGTCGCCGCCCTGGCCGACGCGGCGCGGTCGCGTCGCACGGGGCTGCCCGACGACCCCGACGTGGCGTTCGGGCCGGTGAACAACGCCGCGCAGCTCGCCCGCGTCACCGGCTTCCTGGAGCGGCTCCCCGGCCACGCCGAGGTGGTGGCCGGCGGGGCCCGTCCCGACGGGCCGGGGTTCTTCCTGGAGGCGACGGTCGTCGACGGGCTGCGTCAGCAGGACGAGGCGGTCCAGGAGGAGATCTTCGGGCCCGTGATCACAGTCCAGACCTTCACGGAGGAGGACGAGGCCGTGCGCCTGGCGAACGACGTGCGGTACGGGCTGTCCTCCTCGGTGTGGACCCGGGACCACGCACGCGCGCTGCGCGTCTCGCGCGCGCTCGACTTCGGCGTCGTGTGGATCAACACGCACATCCCGTTCGTCGCGGAGATGCCGCACGGCGGGTTCAAGCACTCCGGTCACGGCAAGGACCTGTCCCTCTACGGGCTCGAGGAGTACACGCGGCTGAAGCACGTCATGTCCTCGTTCGGGTGA
- a CDS encoding ABC transporter substrate-binding protein, which produces MSSDRRPLPGDPRVRELVRQARGVSRRRFLAGAAGTVGTGALLAACGTGGSATAGGGAASDGPLRWANWTAYLDQDEDGTRFPTLEAFEEQSGIAVEYAEDIEDNDTFYGKISGQLRGGQDIGYDVVTLTDWMAARWIRQEFVAELDRSRMPNAENILPNLAAVDFDDGRHYSLTWQSGFAGIAWDTEAIPGGLRSVSDLWNPEYRGRVQVLSEMRDTIGLIMLENGTDPAGSWTTDDWSDALDVVQRNLDSGQIRQVRGNSYLQDLASGDAIACLAWSGDITSLNYEHDGRFAFAIPDAGGTLWSDNLMVPKASPRRAQAEDLFNYYYDPVVAAEVAAWVNFVTPVQGAQEAMAEVDPELAQDPMIFPTKELLEQVHVFRTLTAEEEEQYNGRFLAAIGA; this is translated from the coding sequence ATGAGCAGCGACCGACGTCCGCTCCCGGGGGACCCCCGGGTGCGCGAGCTCGTGCGGCAGGCCCGCGGGGTCTCCCGCCGACGCTTCCTCGCCGGGGCGGCAGGCACTGTCGGCACCGGCGCGCTGCTCGCCGCCTGCGGCACCGGCGGCTCGGCCACCGCGGGTGGTGGGGCGGCGTCCGACGGTCCGCTGCGCTGGGCGAACTGGACGGCCTACCTCGACCAGGACGAGGACGGCACCCGCTTCCCGACGCTGGAGGCGTTCGAGGAGCAGAGCGGGATCGCGGTCGAGTACGCCGAGGACATCGAGGACAACGACACCTTCTACGGCAAGATCTCCGGCCAGCTCCGCGGCGGGCAGGACATCGGGTACGACGTCGTCACGCTCACCGACTGGATGGCGGCGCGCTGGATCCGGCAGGAGTTCGTCGCCGAGCTCGACCGGTCCCGCATGCCGAACGCCGAGAACATCCTGCCGAACCTCGCCGCGGTGGACTTCGACGACGGCCGCCACTACTCGCTGACGTGGCAGTCCGGGTTCGCGGGCATCGCGTGGGACACCGAGGCCATCCCCGGTGGGCTGCGCAGCGTCTCGGACCTGTGGAACCCCGAGTACCGCGGACGGGTCCAGGTGCTCTCGGAGATGCGGGACACGATCGGCCTCATCATGCTCGAGAACGGCACGGACCCCGCCGGCAGCTGGACCACCGACGACTGGTCCGACGCGCTCGACGTGGTGCAACGCAACCTGGACAGCGGTCAGATCCGCCAGGTGCGCGGCAACTCCTACCTGCAGGACCTCGCGTCCGGCGACGCGATCGCGTGCCTCGCGTGGTCGGGCGACATCACCTCGCTCAACTACGAGCACGACGGCCGGTTCGCGTTCGCGATCCCGGACGCCGGCGGCACGCTGTGGAGCGACAACCTCATGGTGCCCAAGGCCTCGCCGCGCCGCGCGCAGGCCGAGGACCTCTTCAACTACTACTACGACCCGGTCGTCGCCGCCGAGGTGGCTGCGTGGGTCAACTTCGTGACCCCCGTCCAGGGCGCGCAGGAGGCGATGGCCGAGGTCGACCCCGAGCTGGCCCAGGACCCGATGATCTTCCCCACCAAGGAGCTCCTCGAGCAGGTCCACGTCTTCCGCACCCTGACCGCGGAGGAGGAGGAGCAGTACAACGGCCGGTTCCTCGCCGCGATCGGCGCCTGA
- a CDS encoding ABC transporter ATP-binding protein, translated as MTALDADKSEAPASAQAGGAALEIVRVTKRFGTFAAVDDLTLTVPSGAFFALLGPSGCGKTTTLRMVAGLERPSAGTIRLAGRDVTGAPAHRRPVNTVFQSYALFPHLNVLENVAFGLRRRGVRDVRARAIDALALVELAHLAERRPAQLSGGQQQRVALARAVVNRPALLLLDEPLGALDLKLRRQMQLELKRIQAEVGITFVHVTHDQEEAMTMADTVAVMNGGRIEQLGAPADLYEHPRTSFVANFLGQSNLVPGTVVERFDGGAMLGVDVAGSRVLVPAARSVASGPRVLVGVRPEKVRLVDGPVVGSGDNHLGPGTVVDASFAGVSTQYQVAVDGVGTFGVFAQNAGSAALHAPGSRVHLAWSPPFTFALDGHEEPAAGTLDLDDEP; from the coding sequence GTGACCGCCCTCGACGCCGACAAGAGCGAGGCGCCCGCGTCCGCGCAGGCTGGCGGCGCGGCCCTCGAGATCGTGCGGGTCACCAAGCGGTTCGGCACCTTCGCCGCCGTCGACGACCTCACGCTCACCGTGCCCTCGGGGGCCTTCTTCGCGCTGCTGGGCCCGTCGGGCTGCGGCAAGACGACGACCCTGCGGATGGTCGCAGGCCTCGAGCGGCCGTCCGCGGGGACGATCCGCCTCGCAGGGCGCGACGTGACGGGCGCACCCGCGCACCGCCGGCCGGTCAACACCGTGTTCCAGTCGTACGCGCTGTTCCCGCACCTGAACGTGCTGGAGAACGTGGCGTTCGGGCTCCGGCGGCGCGGCGTGCGCGACGTGCGGGCACGTGCGATCGACGCGCTCGCACTCGTCGAGCTCGCGCACCTCGCCGAGCGCCGCCCCGCCCAGCTCTCGGGCGGTCAGCAGCAGCGCGTCGCGCTCGCGCGGGCGGTGGTCAACCGGCCCGCGCTGCTGCTGCTGGACGAGCCCCTCGGAGCCCTCGACCTCAAGCTGCGCCGCCAGATGCAGCTCGAGCTCAAGCGCATCCAGGCGGAGGTCGGCATCACCTTCGTGCACGTCACGCACGACCAGGAGGAGGCCATGACCATGGCCGACACGGTCGCCGTGATGAACGGCGGCCGGATCGAACAGCTCGGCGCCCCCGCCGACCTGTACGAGCACCCCCGGACGTCCTTCGTCGCGAACTTCCTGGGTCAGTCGAACCTCGTCCCGGGCACCGTGGTCGAGCGGTTCGACGGGGGCGCGATGCTCGGCGTCGACGTGGCGGGCTCCCGCGTCCTGGTGCCCGCCGCCCGCAGCGTGGCCTCGGGACCGCGGGTGCTGGTCGGTGTGCGTCCGGAGAAGGTGCGGCTGGTCGACGGGCCCGTCGTCGGCAGCGGAGACAACCACCTGGGCCCCGGCACCGTCGTCGACGCGTCGTTCGCCGGGGTCAGCACGCAGTACCAGGTCGCGGTCGACGGGGTGGGCACGTTCGGGGTGTTCGCGCAGAACGCCGGCAGCGCCGCCCTGCACGCGCCCGGCAGCCGCGTCCACCTCGCCTGGTCGCCGCCCTTCACGTTCGCGCTCGACGGTCACGAGGAGCCGGCGGCCGGGACGCTCGACCTGGACGACGAGCCGTGA
- a CDS encoding M50 family metallopeptidase, which produces METFVGVLVFVVVLLGSIALHEVGHMVPAKRFGVRVSQYMVGFGPTLWSRTRGETEYGVKALPLGGYVRLIGMYPTDEAVGAREPRGWWQRVAAGARAASAEEIRPGEDHRAFYRLSTPKKLVVMLGGPVMNLLIAVVLVLVAYVGIGVPVAGTTVASVSECIVAIDAPAGTTCSADDPAAPAAAAGVLPGDRLVSYDGVEVTSWAQVSGLIRESGDRTVTMVVERDGQQQDLSVTPVVAERPVVDEDGAAVTDESGELVTREVGFLGVGPTSVVERQSVGMALEVAASATWQTVQVVATLPQRVGALVETTFTGGERDRTSIVGPVGVGRFAGEIAAMDTEPVAVRAAGLLTTLAMLNLALFVFNLLPLPPLDGGHVVTALWEGARRQLSRLRGVVRTRPADSALLVPLAYTVFAVLGGVGLLLLYVDIVNPVRLG; this is translated from the coding sequence GTGGAGACGTTCGTCGGGGTCCTCGTCTTCGTCGTCGTGCTGCTCGGGTCGATCGCCCTGCACGAGGTCGGGCACATGGTGCCCGCCAAGCGCTTCGGTGTGCGCGTCAGCCAGTACATGGTCGGCTTCGGGCCGACCCTGTGGTCCCGCACCCGCGGTGAGACGGAGTACGGCGTCAAGGCGCTGCCGCTCGGCGGGTACGTGCGCCTGATCGGCATGTACCCCACGGACGAGGCCGTCGGGGCGCGCGAGCCGCGCGGCTGGTGGCAGCGCGTGGCCGCAGGTGCCCGCGCGGCCAGCGCGGAGGAGATCCGGCCGGGCGAGGACCACCGCGCGTTCTACCGTCTGTCGACGCCCAAGAAGCTCGTCGTCATGCTCGGCGGACCGGTCATGAACCTGCTGATCGCCGTCGTGCTGGTGCTGGTGGCGTACGTCGGCATCGGGGTGCCCGTGGCCGGGACGACGGTCGCGAGCGTGTCGGAGTGCATCGTGGCCATCGACGCCCCCGCCGGCACCACCTGCAGCGCTGACGACCCCGCCGCGCCCGCCGCCGCCGCGGGGGTGCTGCCGGGGGACCGCCTGGTGTCGTACGACGGCGTCGAGGTCACGTCGTGGGCGCAGGTCAGCGGCCTGATCCGGGAGAGCGGGGACCGCACCGTCACGATGGTCGTCGAGCGTGACGGGCAGCAGCAGGACCTGAGCGTCACCCCCGTGGTCGCCGAGCGCCCTGTGGTCGACGAGGACGGGGCGGCCGTCACCGACGAGTCCGGCGAGCTCGTGACGCGCGAGGTCGGCTTCCTCGGGGTGGGTCCCACGTCGGTGGTCGAGCGCCAGTCCGTCGGCATGGCGCTCGAGGTCGCGGCGTCCGCGACCTGGCAGACGGTGCAGGTCGTCGCGACCCTGCCGCAGCGCGTCGGGGCGCTCGTCGAGACGACGTTCACGGGCGGCGAGCGTGACCGGACCTCCATCGTGGGCCCGGTCGGGGTCGGGCGGTTCGCCGGCGAGATCGCGGCGATGGACACCGAACCCGTCGCCGTCCGCGCCGCGGGCCTGCTGACCACGCTCGCGATGCTCAACCTCGCGCTCTTCGTCTTCAACCTGCTGCCGCTGCCCCCGCTGGACGGCGGGCACGTCGTGACCGCGCTCTGGGAGGGCGCCCGTCGCCAGCTCTCGCGGCTGCGGGGCGTGGTCCGCACGCGCCCGGCGGACTCGGCGCTGCTCGTCCCGCTCGCGTACACGGTCTTCGCCGTGCTGGGCGGCGTGGGGCTCCTGCTCCTCTACGTCGACATCGTCAACCCGGTGCGGCTCGGCTGA